The following are encoded together in the Arcticibacterium luteifluviistationis genome:
- a CDS encoding STAS domain-containing protein, translating to METMIINGDFTTEKALEWKKLLNKAAQRTSVLHLDLRDTQDADIVGVNAIATTFKMLQDKDGSMRLKINEDSTIYKLLGQTKFLDMIKKS from the coding sequence ATGGAAACAATGATCATAAATGGTGATTTCACCACAGAGAAAGCTCTAGAATGGAAGAAGCTACTTAATAAAGCAGCTCAGAGAACATCTGTTCTACACCTTGACCTGAGAGACACCCAAGATGCCGATATAGTAGGTGTAAATGCCATAGCCACTACTTTTAAAATGCTTCAAGACAAAGACGGAAGCATGAGACTAAAAATAAACGAGGATAGCACTATCTATAAATTATTGGGCCAAACCAAGTTTTTAGATATGATAAAGAAGTCTTAA